In Pirellulales bacterium, a single window of DNA contains:
- a CDS encoding BBP7 family outer membrane beta-barrel protein, with translation MIQRLLKTGAALAVLGLLTLPWKPLSAAQRPESADPLATTGTDDGQMQSDSAPISQASPDPFARAAMPTGPIHLEPPGTSSAAGPAFSEVYAHSYGAGLLPSNCCPGYCQFYVRGEYLAWWITGDHLPPLVTTSPSATPRGDAGVLGEPSTSVLFGNEIVNNDASSGARFVFGMCLSPIARLEGEWFGFGSQTASFDQTSSGNPILARPFFNLNTGEQDANLIAYPNEFEGTIHASATSQFMGAGIHASYLLSCYDTCDRSARIDFLYGFRYLGFYERLNVSSSTTSSDPLGPVPVGTMIDVSDFFGASSNFFGGNFGGMIERRIGRWDLSVIGWLAIGGTTQQIAVNGSTQITQPDESPRHFQGGLLALPTNIGKYNHSAFTAIPQLQLKVAYFLTPSLRWTFGYDLIYWSHIVRAADQVDLNVNPTQSGGQPLIGQPGPLFTLHKSNLFVNGISTGFEWRY, from the coding sequence TTAAAAACAGGTGCCGCGCTGGCGGTCTTGGGGTTGCTGACACTTCCCTGGAAACCGCTTTCGGCCGCGCAACGCCCAGAATCAGCCGATCCACTTGCAACGACTGGCACTGACGATGGCCAAATGCAATCCGATTCGGCGCCAATTTCCCAAGCGTCACCCGATCCGTTCGCACGTGCCGCAATGCCCACAGGTCCGATCCATCTTGAACCGCCAGGCACAAGTTCTGCCGCCGGTCCGGCCTTTAGCGAGGTCTACGCGCATTCTTATGGCGCAGGACTGCTTCCTAGCAATTGCTGTCCCGGCTACTGTCAATTCTATGTCCGCGGCGAGTATTTGGCCTGGTGGATTACAGGGGACCACCTGCCGCCGCTGGTGACTACAAGCCCGTCCGCGACACCACGAGGTGACGCAGGCGTGTTAGGCGAGCCATCGACCTCCGTGCTTTTCGGCAACGAAATCGTCAACAACGACGCCAGTTCTGGGGCCAGGTTTGTATTTGGGATGTGCCTAAGCCCCATTGCTCGCCTAGAGGGTGAATGGTTTGGTTTTGGCAGCCAAACCGCGTCGTTCGACCAGACTTCCAGCGGCAACCCAATCCTGGCGCGTCCGTTTTTCAATCTGAACACCGGCGAGCAGGATGCCAACTTGATTGCATATCCGAATGAATTCGAAGGCACTATTCACGCAAGCGCCACCAGCCAGTTCATGGGAGCTGGGATTCATGCGAGCTATTTACTGTCGTGCTACGATACTTGCGACCGTTCGGCGCGCATCGATTTTCTGTACGGCTTCCGATATTTGGGATTTTACGAACGCTTGAACGTCAGCAGTTCGACGACCTCCAGCGATCCACTGGGGCCGGTTCCTGTCGGCACAATGATTGATGTGTCCGACTTTTTTGGAGCTTCGAGCAACTTTTTTGGCGGCAACTTCGGTGGAATGATCGAACGGCGAATTGGACGTTGGGATTTGTCGGTGATCGGCTGGCTGGCGATCGGCGGCACGACCCAACAGATTGCCGTCAATGGCAGCACACAAATTACGCAGCCGGACGAATCGCCGCGCCATTTTCAAGGAGGACTGTTGGCTTTGCCCACGAATATCGGCAAATACAATCACAGCGCATTCACCGCGATTCCTCAGCTCCAGTTGAAGGTCGCGTATTTCCTAACACCAAGCTTGCGGTGGACGTTTGGTTATGACTTGATCTACTGGAGCCACATCGTCAGGGCCGCGGACCAAGTCGATCTGAACGTGAATCCGACGCAATCGGGCGGCCAGCCGCTGATCGGACAACCTGGCCCGCTGTTTACGCTGCACAAGTCCAATCTGTTTGTCAACGGAATCAGCACCGGGTTTGAATGGCGGTACTAG
- a CDS encoding SMP-30/gluconolactonase/LRE family protein has protein sequence MYLPLGFAAAIVSLLLAIHTSATAEEPVVTSHSPPYSSFGKIERHDPRFDMLIPLDAKLEKLAEGFDWSEGPVWMKQGGFLLFSDIPRNRVMKWKEGEGVSLFMKPAGYTGVVDYLPEPGSNGLSMDPEGRLVLCEHGDRRLAVLTKDGGKMTIVDRYEGKRLNSPNDACFKSNGDLYFTDPPYGLPKGWNDPRRELDFCGVYRVSKDGKVTLLTTELTRPNGIAFSNDEQKLYVAQSDPDNAIWVAYEVKADGTLGAGKVFFNATPWVREGRKGLPDGLKVDKDGNLFAAGPGGVHIFAPDGTLLGSIDTGQPTGNCAWGDDGSTLYVLADMYVGRIKTLTKGAGW, from the coding sequence GCCACTTGGCTTTGCAGCAGCGATTGTATCCTTACTATTGGCGATTCACACTTCCGCGACCGCCGAAGAGCCGGTCGTAACAAGCCACTCCCCGCCTTACTCCAGCTTCGGAAAAATTGAGCGCCACGATCCGCGGTTCGATATGCTGATTCCCCTCGATGCCAAGCTCGAAAAATTGGCCGAGGGATTCGACTGGTCGGAAGGGCCGGTGTGGATGAAGCAGGGTGGATTCCTGCTGTTCTCTGATATTCCACGAAATCGTGTGATGAAGTGGAAAGAAGGCGAAGGGGTTTCGCTGTTCATGAAACCGGCTGGGTACACCGGCGTAGTCGATTATCTACCAGAACCAGGAAGCAATGGACTTTCGATGGATCCAGAAGGCCGGCTCGTGCTGTGCGAGCACGGCGACCGCCGCCTGGCGGTGCTCACCAAAGATGGCGGCAAAATGACGATCGTCGACCGCTATGAAGGTAAACGATTGAACAGCCCAAACGATGCTTGCTTCAAATCCAACGGCGACCTGTACTTCACCGATCCACCCTACGGCTTGCCAAAAGGTTGGAACGACCCACGACGCGAATTGGACTTTTGCGGCGTCTATCGGGTTTCGAAAGACGGAAAGGTGACGCTGTTGACAACAGAACTCACCCGGCCTAATGGCATCGCGTTCTCGAACGATGAACAAAAACTGTACGTGGCGCAAAGCGATCCCGACAACGCCATCTGGGTAGCTTACGAAGTGAAGGCGGATGGCACGCTAGGTGCGGGCAAAGTATTTTTCAATGCGACGCCGTGGGTCAGAGAAGGGCGAAAAGGCTTGCCGGACGGACTCAAGGTTGACAAAGACGGCAATCTTTTCGCCGCCGGACCGGGAGGCGTACATATCTTTGCTCCCGACGGCACGCTGTTGGGCAGCATCGACACCGGCCAGCCCACTGGCAATTGCGCCTGGGGAGACGATGGGTCGACCCTCTATGTTCTGGCCGATATGTACGTGGGTAGAATCAAGACTTTGACAAAGGGAGCAGGGTGGTGA